The Linepithema humile isolate Giens D197 chromosome 2, Lhum_UNIL_v1.0, whole genome shotgun sequence genome has a segment encoding these proteins:
- the LOC105679089 gene encoding protein Tob1-like produces the protein MHIEVQVALNFVISYLYNKLPRRRVNIFGEELEKALKDKFKGHWYPEKPFKGSAFRCLKTGDPVDPVLERAAKESGVPIQDILENLPAELAVWVDPGEVSYRIGELNAVKILYSETGDPHDETSADREVTKTFNPEAQCFRPIEAVSTSLSGLSLSPKSTSPFSSSLGSNASNGSSNNQQNGHGSGSSSAPSPTPITSSFKGSPSPVPAFIPRTTAPLTFTTATFAQTKFGSTKLKTSSKRANRMSPTEFSNYIKQRAAMQQQIHHHHHHQQQHQQPQQQQQQQQQQQQPQPQQQQQQQQQQATAGAGLPVSQSSPRSRSLSPGSIVAGAAGQQHTDPSAYFFQHGPAAAAAAAYHAQFPHRNIFDSSSHGGYLPATDLYASAKFPSSYLDPTALAGHQFYGGAVNGTNAGTGGSVNAGTSSQNAGSAGSNLGPIGSATANGNVNAGAAAAAAAAAQQQDKSALVEGLNNFGLGSVAPYPASQYQHLLVAN, from the exons ATGCATATCGAGGTGCAGGTGGCGCTTAACTTCGTGATATCGTATCTCTACAACAAACTGCCGCGCAGACGGGTCAACATCTTCGGCGAGGAGCTCGAGAAGGCGCTGAAGGACAAGTTCAAGGGTCACTGGTACCCGGAGAAGCCGTTCAAGGGCTCGGCGTTCCGATGTCTGAAGACCGGCGACCCGGTGGATCCGGTGCTGGAGCGCGCCGCGAAGGAGAGCGGCGTGCCGATCCAGGACATCCTGGAGAACCTGCCGGCCGAGCTCGCCGTCTGGGTGGATCCCGGTGAGGTGAGCTACCGCATCGGCGAGCTGAACGCCGTGAAGATTCTCTACTCGGAGACCGGCGATCCGCACGACGAGACCTCGGCCGATCGCGAGGTCACCAAGACCTTCAACCCGGAGGCGCAGTGCTTCAGGCCGATCGAGGCCGTGAGCACGTCCCTGAGCGGTCTCAGCCTCAGCCCCAAGTCCACCTCGCCGTTCTCGAGCTCGCTCGGCAGCAACGCCAGCAACGGCTCGTCCAACAATCAGCAGAACGGCCACGGGTCCGGCTCGTCCTCGGCGCCGTCGCCCACGCCCATCACCAGCTCGTTCAAGGGCTCGCCCAGCCCCGTGCCGGCCTTCATCCCGCGCACCACCGCCCCGCTCACCTTCACCACCGCCACCTTCGCCCAGACCAAGTTCGGCAGCACCAAGCTCAAGACTAGCAGCAAGCGCGCCAACAG GATGTCGCCCACCGAGTTCTCGAACTATATAAAGCAGCGCGCAGCGATGCAGCAGCAGATTCACCATCATCATCACCACCAGCAGCAGCACCAGCagccgcagcagcagcagcagcagcagcagcagcaacagcagccgcagccgcagcagcagcagcagcaacagcagcaacaggcGACCGCTGGTGCAGGGCTGCCGGTCTCACAGAGTTCGCCGCGTAGCCGCAGCTTGTCGCCCGGTAGCATAGTCGCTGGCGCCGCCGGGCAGCAGCACACGGATCCAAGCGCGTACTTTTTCCAGCACGGCCCGGCCGCGGCCGCGGCGGCAGCGTATCACGCGCAGTTTCCGCATCGCAACATCTTCGACTCGTCGAGCCACGGCGGCTACCTGCCGGCGACCGATCTTTACGCTAGCGCCAAGTTCCCGTCGTCGTACTTGGATCCGACCGCGCTTGCCGGCCACCAGTTCTACGGCGGCGCCGTGAACGGCACCAATGCCGGCACCGGCGGTAGCGTGAACGCCGGCACCAGCTCGCAGAACGCCGGCAGCGCCGGTAGCAACCTCGGCCCGATCGGCTCCGCGACGGCCAACGGTAACGTGAACGCCGGCGCggcggccgccgccgccgcagcGGCCCAGCAACAGGACAAGAGCGCCCTGGTCGAGGGCCTCAACAACTTCGGCCTCGGCTCGGTCGCGCCGTATCCGGCCAGCCAGTATCAGCACCTGCTCGTGGCCAACTAA